In Paenibacillus sp. 1781tsa1, one DNA window encodes the following:
- the secG gene encoding preprotein translocase subunit SecG, giving the protein MDIALKLLLVVFSIGLITVVLLQHGKSAGLAGAISGGAEHLFGKTKARGLDLFLQRATVVLGAGFMILSIIVTVVSK; this is encoded by the coding sequence ATGGATATTGCTTTGAAATTGCTGCTCGTTGTCTTCTCGATCGGTCTAATCACTGTAGTATTGCTGCAGCACGGGAAAAGCGCTGGTTTGGCGGGTGCCATCTCCGGTGGTGCGGAACATCTTTTCGGTAAAACGAAAGCGCGCGGATTGGATCTCTTCCTGCAACGTGCAACGGTGGTACTGGGTGCAGGATTTATGATTTTGTCTATTATTGTTACGGTGGTTTCCAAGTAA
- the rnr gene encoding ribonuclease R has translation MITEQQLLDFMRETAYKPMTYQELEQHFAIEDAADFKAFLIMLNTLEESGKVLLTRNNRYGMPERMDLVRGRLQAHAKGFAFLIPEDREHPDVYIHANDMKSAMNGDTVLVKVTSQGPSGGRLEGEIVRIVTRAVTQVVGVFQSHEVYGFVIPDDKRINRDIFIPRTNFAGAVDGQKVVAKIVSYPEGRAAAEGEVIEILGHKDEPGIDILSVIRKHQLPEAFPDEVVEEAEKAPDSITDEEIVQQGRRDLRGLNIVTIDGEDAKDLDDAVNVEKLPNGNYRLGVHIADVGYYVQENSKLDQEAYNRGCSVYLVDRVIPMLPQRLSNGICSLNPQVDRLTLSCEMEFNDQMKVVKHDIFTSVIKTKERMTYSNVRKILEGEEPELLERYKDLVDDFHLMKEIALKLRAMRMRRGAVDFDFEESKIIVDAECKPIDIVKRERSIAEQIIEEFMLAANETVAEHFHWLKVPFIYRVHEDPDQEKLQNFLAFAANFGHQVKGRGNAIHPRALQSLLEDIKETKEQTVISTMMLRSMKQAKYDSEMSGHFGLAAEFYSHFTSPIRRYPDLVIHRVIREVIENNGALPENRQEYLAARMSDIAQQSSERERVAVEAERDTEKMKKAEYMLDKVGEEFEGMISSVTSFGMFIELENTVEGLIRLSALTDDYYHFDDQHMALIGERTSKVFRIGDEVKIRVARVSMEEYTIDFEMVDMKPRGERPGGFGGGRGGKGGRPGSGGGRGGAKGGPGGFSGSRGGKGSSASAGGNRGGRSTEESSKGGRGGRSGAASTGTGAGSSGGYAGKGGGKPKGERRAGDAGGSTGRGKGAVSFGFGSGKGGYSSTSGGSESGPTGGQGSGLNSGSGRGEGSFKSGKGGGKGGKGGSGRKNTSPSGVFIGENATPGGAQEGGAPRRKRKKSKGAAGNGTAAFVRKKKK, from the coding sequence ATGATAACAGAACAACAATTGCTCGACTTCATGCGGGAGACCGCTTATAAACCGATGACTTATCAGGAGTTGGAACAGCACTTCGCGATCGAAGACGCAGCTGATTTCAAAGCCTTTTTGATTATGCTAAATACGCTGGAGGAATCCGGCAAAGTTTTGCTGACTCGCAACAATCGCTATGGCATGCCAGAGCGCATGGATTTGGTACGTGGACGTTTACAGGCTCACGCCAAAGGTTTTGCTTTCCTCATTCCTGAGGATCGGGAGCACCCGGATGTGTACATTCACGCCAATGATATGAAGAGTGCGATGAATGGTGACACGGTATTGGTTAAAGTCACGTCCCAAGGCCCTTCTGGCGGTCGCCTGGAAGGTGAGATCGTCCGTATTGTTACTCGTGCTGTGACACAAGTTGTAGGGGTGTTCCAAAGCCATGAGGTGTACGGCTTCGTTATTCCGGATGATAAACGGATTAATCGCGATATTTTCATCCCGCGTACCAACTTTGCAGGGGCGGTTGATGGACAGAAGGTCGTAGCCAAGATCGTCAGCTATCCAGAAGGCCGTGCGGCAGCTGAGGGTGAAGTGATCGAGATTCTCGGTCATAAGGATGAGCCGGGTATTGATATTTTGTCCGTCATTCGCAAGCATCAGCTGCCAGAAGCTTTCCCGGATGAAGTTGTAGAAGAAGCGGAGAAAGCACCCGACTCCATCACGGATGAAGAGATTGTACAACAGGGTCGCCGTGATCTGCGCGGACTCAACATTGTCACGATTGATGGTGAAGATGCCAAGGATCTGGACGATGCTGTAAATGTAGAGAAACTGCCTAATGGTAATTACCGTCTGGGCGTTCACATTGCCGACGTTGGTTATTATGTACAGGAGAATTCCAAGTTGGATCAGGAAGCCTATAACCGCGGATGCAGTGTGTATCTGGTGGACCGGGTTATTCCGATGCTGCCACAGCGTCTGTCCAACGGAATCTGTAGTTTGAACCCGCAGGTAGATCGCTTGACCCTGTCTTGTGAGATGGAATTCAACGATCAGATGAAGGTTGTCAAACACGACATTTTCACGAGTGTAATCAAAACCAAAGAGCGGATGACGTATTCCAACGTTCGTAAAATCCTTGAAGGTGAAGAGCCGGAATTGCTCGAGCGTTATAAGGATCTGGTGGATGATTTTCATCTGATGAAAGAGATTGCTTTGAAACTGCGTGCGATGCGTATGCGCCGTGGGGCGGTTGACTTTGATTTTGAAGAATCCAAAATCATTGTGGACGCAGAGTGCAAACCGATCGATATCGTGAAACGGGAGCGTTCAATTGCGGAGCAAATCATTGAAGAGTTCATGCTTGCAGCCAATGAGACGGTAGCAGAGCACTTCCACTGGTTGAAGGTTCCATTCATCTATCGTGTGCATGAAGATCCAGATCAGGAAAAACTGCAAAATTTCCTCGCCTTTGCGGCGAATTTCGGACACCAGGTCAAAGGACGTGGCAATGCAATTCATCCACGGGCCCTTCAATCGTTGCTTGAGGATATCAAAGAAACAAAAGAACAAACCGTGATCAGTACGATGATGCTTCGTTCTATGAAACAGGCGAAGTATGATTCTGAAATGTCAGGTCACTTTGGCCTCGCGGCAGAATTCTATAGTCACTTTACGTCTCCAATTCGTCGTTATCCCGATCTCGTCATTCACCGGGTGATTCGCGAAGTCATTGAAAATAATGGTGCTTTGCCAGAGAATCGTCAGGAGTATTTGGCGGCTCGCATGTCTGATATTGCACAGCAGTCTTCGGAACGTGAACGTGTTGCGGTAGAAGCTGAGCGGGATACGGAGAAAATGAAGAAAGCCGAGTACATGCTCGATAAAGTAGGCGAAGAGTTCGAAGGCATGATCAGCAGTGTGACCAGCTTTGGTATGTTCATTGAACTGGAGAACACGGTTGAAGGCCTGATTCGTCTGAGTGCGCTCACGGACGACTATTACCATTTTGATGATCAGCATATGGCTCTGATTGGTGAACGTACCTCGAAAGTCTTCCGCATCGGGGATGAAGTGAAGATTCGTGTGGCACGTGTAAGTATGGAAGAGTATACGATTGATTTTGAAATGGTGGATATGAAACCTCGCGGTGAACGTCCTGGCGGCTTCGGTGGCGGACGTGGCGGTAAAGGTGGACGTCCTGGTAGCGGAGGAGGACGCGGCGGTGCCAAGGGTGGACCGGGCGGTTTCAGCGGTTCGCGTGGCGGCAAAGGCAGCTCAGCCAGTGCTGGAGGCAACCGTGGTGGCCGATCAACGGAAGAGAGCAGCAAAGGTGGACGTGGCGGTCGCAGCGGAGCAGCGAGTACAGGTACGGGCGCAGGCTCATCCGGTGGCTACGCAGGTAAAGGCGGCGGCAAACCGAAAGGTGAGCGTCGTGCTGGTGATGCTGGCGGATCAACTGGCCGGGGCAAAGGCGCGGTGAGCTTTGGTTTTGGCTCGGGTAAAGGCGGTTATAGCTCTACATCGGGTGGATCGGAAAGTGGTCCAACTGGTGGACAAGGAAGTGGCCTGAACAGCGGCAGCGGTCGCGGTGAAGGAAGCTTTAAGTCCGGCAAGGGCGGCGGTAAAGGTGGCAAAGGCGGAAGTGGACGTAAGAACACTTCGCCGAGCGGCGTATTTATTGGAGAGAATGCAACTCCTGGTGGCGCTCAGGAAGGCGGAGCACCACGACGCAAGCGGAAGAAGAGTAAAGGTGCTGCTGGTAACGGCACGGCAGCTTTTGTACGGAAAAAGAAAAAATAA
- the smpB gene encoding SsrA-binding protein SmpB, with protein MGKNDGQSKVLAQNKKASHDYFIEDTYEAGMVLTGTEIKSLRNGRANIGDAFATIRNGEIHIHNMHISPFEQGNRNNPLDPTRTRKLLMHKVQIHKLLGLSKQDGYSIVPLKIYIRNGYAKLLLGLGKGKKQFDKRETAAKRDAQRDIQRVLREKQKVAR; from the coding sequence ATGGGCAAGAATGATGGACAGAGTAAAGTGCTCGCACAGAATAAAAAGGCTTCCCATGACTACTTCATTGAAGATACGTATGAAGCGGGCATGGTGCTTACCGGAACGGAGATCAAATCTCTTCGTAACGGCCGTGCGAATATTGGTGATGCATTTGCCACGATTCGAAACGGTGAGATTCATATTCATAATATGCATATTAGTCCTTTTGAACAAGGAAACCGAAATAATCCGCTCGATCCGACACGTACGCGCAAGTTGTTAATGCATAAAGTGCAGATTCACAAGCTGCTCGGGCTGTCGAAACAGGATGGGTACAGCATTGTGCCGCTGAAAATTTATATCCGCAACGGCTATGCGAAGCTTTTGCTTGGACTGGGTAAAGGTAAGAAGCAGTTTGATAAACGGGAGACTGCAGCCAAGCGGGATGCACAACGTGATATCCAACGGGTACTGCGCGAGAAACAGAAGGTTGCACGTTAA
- a CDS encoding zeta toxin family protein gives MSETRPVMTVFAGTNGAGKSTLSMQMREWLGELVDPDQIARELKPENPRSADLSAGREAVKRIRSLIKSGVNFAIETTLSGSFVLKHMEIAKENNYEIVVYYIGLEDVQMHIDRVASRVEQGGHWIAEEDIRYRYGQSLKNLKPALAIADRVTIIDNTYEPLIVAEIMQSDLLYCVESIPAWANPVLVGY, from the coding sequence ATGAGTGAAACCAGACCAGTCATGACGGTGTTTGCTGGAACCAATGGAGCAGGGAAAAGTACACTCAGTATGCAAATGAGAGAGTGGCTTGGTGAACTGGTTGATCCGGATCAAATTGCAAGAGAGTTGAAGCCAGAGAATCCGCGCAGTGCTGACCTGTCTGCTGGCAGGGAAGCTGTAAAAAGAATCCGATCTCTCATTAAAAGCGGTGTTAACTTCGCTATTGAAACGACATTGTCCGGATCATTCGTTTTAAAACATATGGAAATTGCTAAAGAAAACAATTATGAAATTGTCGTTTATTATATCGGCCTTGAGGATGTTCAAATGCATATAGATCGTGTGGCCTCTAGGGTTGAACAAGGTGGACATTGGATTGCAGAAGAAGACATTCGTTATCGATATGGTCAGTCATTGAAGAACCTTAAACCGGCTCTAGCCATCGCAGATCGGGTTACTATTATTGATAATACATACGAGCCTTTAATTGTTGCGGAAATCATGCAGAGTGATTTGCTCTATTGTGTTGAGTCCATACCTGCTTGGGCTAATCCTGTTCTTGTGGGTTACTGA
- a CDS encoding uracil-DNA glycosylase, whose amino-acid sequence MSQTQQQIREFVAGVQAYVSPVNVINPWRDYVTGYDIGPEAVNIRSEHLVRYLEPRMCRARYIFIAEAVGYQGARFSGVPLTSERMVTGNHSLVDHQMIFPGEPGVRTSLPNIAKPNRSQALYGFAEPTASIIWGEVLSSARWKPMDFIFWNIYPFHPYQSSENRMTNRTPTLAELEDGVLFARQLMQLNPDAQIVAIGRKSADTLSSHLIKHHHVPHPANGRAVQFQKAVRSII is encoded by the coding sequence ATGAGCCAAACGCAGCAACAGATCCGCGAGTTTGTTGCGGGGGTACAAGCATATGTGTCGCCAGTAAATGTAATTAATCCTTGGAGAGATTATGTGACGGGCTATGATATCGGCCCCGAAGCGGTAAATATTCGTTCGGAACATTTGGTCAGGTATTTGGAACCAAGAATGTGCAGGGCTCGGTACATATTTATTGCGGAAGCTGTGGGATATCAAGGAGCGAGGTTCTCCGGCGTACCCTTGACGTCTGAGCGAATGGTTACGGGGAATCACTCGTTGGTGGATCACCAGATGATTTTTCCAGGTGAGCCGGGTGTCCGAACAAGCCTGCCTAATATCGCCAAACCTAACCGGAGTCAGGCATTGTATGGATTCGCAGAACCGACAGCATCCATCATATGGGGCGAAGTGTTATCCAGTGCAAGGTGGAAACCAATGGACTTTATATTTTGGAACATCTATCCCTTTCATCCCTATCAATCTTCTGAGAACAGGATGACGAATCGAACGCCGACTTTGGCAGAGTTGGAGGATGGTGTGTTATTCGCAAGACAGCTTATGCAACTGAATCCTGATGCTCAGATCGTGGCTATTGGCAGAAAGTCAGCAGACACGTTAAGCTCCCATCTCATTAAACATCACCATGTTCCCCATCCTGCAAACGGAAGAGCAGTACAATTCCAAAAAGCAGTAAGGTCAATAATCTAG
- a CDS encoding sensor histidine kinase — protein sequence MKNRAKDATTDAGATTEGDATIEAKATATSSDVETNAEANDNMKANTRANSSAMKKKWTPRFKEFIQRKPRTLAFKIPFAYFVIILLTVAFSALVLNQISESDAQRKINEASLQTITSIETNVNLMIENVNNYSKMIFSDPNLQNLLRQGNVYSNLQTQSKVSAYLTNIMQAVPIIDSVYIYDNSGHRFSVGTQEWPTFMEANVKEALWYEEALKHNGRYLLRLNGGNNDSGVSAMGENDGQEVVSFIRLIRDLDDTSPLGFLVMNIKGASIAQAYANLSAPDSFQVAILDEHQRVIATNATDGKKVVPAVSDASMSAASGQEGMYEMLEANQAKLKQTFREQPSGFITLQSGGQEYAVTYRSAGDDQWKFISMSPYRATDTRNKSMVLLALILLAVNGTVFFVSSFIISRSVIKPIHKLLRAMQKAPSGNFRKVTVELNSYEFAQLYGGYNQMIEQIEQMLKRIIQEQQTIRRAELNTLQAQIKPHFLYNTLDSITSLAMSGMNDKVCELLEALGSYYRLSVSKGRELITLHEEVEIVRNYLTIQQVRYPGVFEVQYDIAPDCERVMIPKLVIQPLVENCLYHGIRPKGSPGTILIQARRFKEGVLLTITDDGVGMSEEEIQQVQRKEINRSNCFDSTNSSNPSNSTNLSNLSKINYNSKHNPSFGLWGTMERLRIFYEREDGLKLESEVGKGTTIIITIPKGADESWN from the coding sequence GTGAAAAACAGAGCAAAGGATGCAACAACAGATGCAGGAGCAACAACAGAAGGAGATGCAACAATTGAAGCGAAAGCGACAGCAACATCATCAGATGTCGAGACCAATGCAGAAGCAAACGATAATATGAAAGCAAACACAAGAGCAAACTCCAGTGCAATGAAGAAGAAGTGGACTCCCCGTTTCAAAGAGTTCATTCAACGCAAGCCCAGGACATTGGCTTTTAAAATCCCGTTTGCCTACTTTGTCATTATTCTGCTAACGGTGGCGTTCAGTGCGTTGGTGTTGAATCAAATCTCGGAAAGTGATGCGCAACGAAAGATTAATGAAGCATCATTGCAGACAATTACATCCATTGAGACCAACGTTAATCTGATGATCGAAAACGTGAACAATTATTCGAAAATGATCTTCTCCGATCCCAACTTGCAGAACCTGCTGCGGCAGGGCAATGTGTACTCCAATTTACAGACACAGTCCAAGGTCAGCGCGTATTTAACCAATATTATGCAAGCGGTTCCAATTATTGATTCAGTCTATATTTACGATAATTCGGGACACCGATTCTCGGTTGGTACACAGGAATGGCCTACGTTTATGGAAGCAAATGTGAAGGAAGCGCTGTGGTATGAAGAGGCCTTGAAGCACAACGGACGATATCTGCTCAGGCTGAATGGTGGCAACAACGATAGCGGAGTCTCGGCCATGGGGGAGAATGATGGGCAAGAGGTGGTCTCGTTTATACGTCTCATTCGGGATCTGGATGATACGTCTCCGCTTGGATTTCTGGTTATGAACATCAAGGGGGCATCCATCGCTCAAGCCTACGCCAACCTGTCTGCACCGGATTCATTTCAGGTGGCCATTCTGGATGAGCATCAACGGGTGATCGCAACCAACGCAACCGATGGAAAGAAGGTCGTGCCTGCTGTATCCGACGCATCCATGTCTGCGGCTTCTGGACAGGAAGGGATGTACGAGATGTTAGAGGCCAATCAGGCCAAGTTAAAACAAACCTTTCGAGAGCAGCCCTCTGGCTTCATCACCTTGCAGTCGGGTGGTCAGGAATATGCGGTTACCTATCGTTCGGCTGGTGATGATCAGTGGAAATTCATCAGCATGAGTCCTTACCGGGCTACCGATACCCGTAATAAATCCATGGTGCTGCTCGCATTGATCCTACTGGCGGTGAATGGAACTGTCTTCTTTGTCAGTTCGTTCATCATCTCGCGCAGTGTCATCAAGCCGATTCACAAGCTGCTTCGTGCCATGCAGAAAGCGCCAAGTGGCAACTTCCGCAAAGTGACGGTTGAGCTGAACAGCTACGAGTTCGCACAGCTATATGGAGGATACAATCAAATGATTGAGCAGATTGAGCAGATGCTGAAACGCATCATTCAGGAGCAGCAGACGATCCGCCGTGCAGAGCTGAATACACTTCAGGCGCAGATCAAGCCGCATTTTTTATACAACACACTGGATTCCATCACCTCCCTGGCCATGTCGGGCATGAACGATAAGGTATGTGAGTTGTTAGAAGCGCTCGGAAGTTACTATCGACTGAGTGTCAGCAAAGGCCGTGAACTGATTACACTGCACGAGGAGGTAGAGATTGTACGCAATTATCTGACGATCCAGCAGGTGCGCTACCCCGGTGTGTTTGAGGTGCAGTACGATATTGCTCCAGATTGTGAGCGGGTGATGATTCCCAAGCTCGTAATTCAGCCGCTGGTGGAAAATTGTCTGTATCATGGCATTCGTCCCAAAGGCAGCCCAGGCACCATCCTCATTCAAGCACGTCGATTCAAGGAAGGGGTACTTCTAACGATTACTGACGACGGAGTTGGCATGTCCGAGGAAGAGATACAGCAGGTTCAACGCAAAGAAATAAACCGTTCTAACTGTTTTGACTCAACTAACTCATCTAACCCCTCTAATTCAACTAATCTTTCTAATCTTTCTAAGATTAACTATAACTCTAAACACAATCCAAGCTTTGGCTTATGGGGAACGATGGAGCGGCTTCGTATTTTCTACGAAAGAGAGGATGGACTCAAGCTGGAGAGCGAGGTTGGAAAAGGAACCACCATTATCATAACGATCCCGAAGGGAGCCGATGAATCATGGAATTAA
- a CDS encoding response regulator has translation MELTMKPFKVLIVDDEYLIRNLLRMRIDWEQQGMSIVGEASDAQEALDQVELLRPDIVFTDIYMPKMDGIELSRILMERYPSLKIVVVTGHDEFEYARQSVKLGISDFILKPIRASELLQVTTKLRAAIEQEIGREYELMKLREEMKQSLPYLRERFVNQWLSHVVPEDELHEKARFFGIPISSSETGLRIAVMEVEVAVPQVKIATPEVYPHLPETSHQAHQASQPHQLSQIQREPQHDQTHISRHQTEAHPQPAEEIHILLRMVGVKQVQAFYPQDSQTIIVMDPHNRIVVLSLGGDTEFTSQVQQLQEELQHTLKLEEYEVNVTVGIGQWQSRWGKACVGYREACRALDYQAFVGKNQVICFEDLVIESGKKPYHSDAQLLQQLQFNVSVGAGEEAVLLLERVLSVPFSDVSQFRMAALDVVTECQRAAIEQQLEGEHALNKEAVAAIFTANHLPELKSMLEQHVRTVSDVIQAKRQAKEGNLIDRVMAYLEENMGNAEVGLSSTAAAFYVSSGHLGRLMKKETGQTFVEYLTQLRMKKAELLLKQTDMKGYEIGEQVGIPDPHYFSVLFKKHIGRSMNEYRNVKT, from the coding sequence ATGGAATTAACTATGAAACCATTCAAGGTATTGATTGTGGACGACGAATACCTCATCCGAAATCTGCTGCGTATGCGTATCGATTGGGAACAGCAAGGCATGTCTATCGTTGGTGAGGCCTCCGATGCACAAGAGGCTTTGGATCAGGTGGAGCTGTTGCGTCCAGACATCGTATTCACGGACATATACATGCCAAAGATGGATGGCATTGAACTGAGCCGTATCCTCATGGAGCGTTACCCGAGCCTGAAAATCGTGGTTGTGACGGGACATGATGAATTTGAGTATGCTCGTCAGAGTGTGAAACTGGGCATATCCGATTTTATTTTGAAACCCATTCGTGCTTCTGAGTTATTACAGGTTACGACGAAACTGCGAGCGGCGATTGAGCAGGAGATTGGACGCGAGTATGAGCTGATGAAGCTGCGGGAGGAAATGAAGCAGAGCTTGCCTTATCTCAGGGAGCGATTTGTGAATCAATGGTTAAGTCATGTAGTGCCTGAGGATGAACTACACGAGAAGGCGCGATTCTTCGGCATTCCTATCTCGTCTAGTGAAACAGGATTACGCATCGCAGTAATGGAGGTGGAGGTTGCTGTCCCGCAAGTGAAGATAGCTACGCCAGAGGTATATCCACATTTGCCCGAGACATCTCATCAAGCTCATCAAGCCAGTCAACCCCACCAACTCAGCCAAATTCAACGAGAGCCTCAACACGATCAAACCCATATAAGCCGGCATCAGACAGAAGCCCATCCACAACCCGCTGAGGAAATACATATACTGCTGCGAATGGTAGGCGTGAAGCAGGTGCAGGCTTTTTATCCGCAGGATTCGCAAACCATTATTGTCATGGACCCGCATAACCGGATCGTTGTGCTCTCACTTGGTGGGGATACGGAATTCACCAGTCAGGTACAGCAGCTTCAGGAAGAACTTCAACATACGCTTAAACTTGAAGAATATGAAGTTAATGTGACCGTAGGGATTGGGCAATGGCAATCAAGATGGGGAAAGGCTTGTGTGGGCTACCGGGAAGCTTGTCGTGCACTCGATTATCAGGCGTTTGTAGGGAAAAATCAGGTCATTTGCTTCGAAGATCTGGTCATCGAAAGCGGGAAAAAGCCCTACCACTCGGATGCTCAGCTGCTCCAACAACTGCAATTTAACGTCAGTGTTGGTGCGGGGGAAGAAGCGGTATTATTGCTGGAGCGTGTGCTGTCTGTGCCATTCTCGGACGTTTCACAGTTTCGGATGGCAGCCTTGGATGTGGTTACGGAGTGCCAGCGTGCTGCTATAGAGCAGCAGCTTGAGGGAGAGCACGCATTGAACAAAGAGGCCGTTGCGGCCATTTTTACAGCAAATCATCTGCCCGAACTAAAAAGTATGCTGGAGCAGCATGTCCGCACCGTATCGGATGTCATACAAGCCAAGCGACAGGCCAAGGAAGGCAACCTGATCGATCGGGTGATGGCTTATCTTGAAGAGAATATGGGCAATGCCGAAGTGGGGCTTTCCAGCACCGCGGCTGCTTTTTACGTAAGTTCGGGCCATTTGGGGCGGCTGATGAAAAAAGAAACCGGGCAGACATTTGTGGAATATCTGACCCAACTCCGCATGAAGAAGGCTGAACTGCTGCTGAAACAGACGGATATGAAAGGTTATGAGATTGGGGAGCAGGTAGGCATACCGGACCCACACTATTTCAGCGTCTTGTTCAAAAAACATATCGGCCGATCCATGAACGAATATCGAAATGTAAAAACATGA
- a CDS encoding extracellular solute-binding protein: MKALLKKSASLILMLGIVSSLAACSSGSSGSSQGESNGKIKLTLWDQSVGNTDPSAKLLPEIVEKWNSEHPDIQVERTGTTGEQYKTKVKTSIAAGEAPDLFYGMGGGSFMQPYIKSGNVLEISSYLTDDIKERMGPGMAEAINMDGKIYTLPVYTHIANLYVNTELFEQAGAKIPTTYNELLDAVTKLKAAGITPAVIGEKDRWPGMYWYDIIAMRQAGNAAVMEAFKDPSKWDSPEFVAAATKMQQLAQAGAFNSSMFSMSYDEMLGAFNAGNGAMMFQANWVNAGIEDPSSAVKGKVKVIPFPVFEDGKGTNTEIFGGAVDGFYINQNTKHPKEAVEFLKYLSEQLGTQGFLAGAGLPSWKTDALDTSSLSSLDLSAADIMITATSFIAWWDNILPAESAEAHKNLIAQLLAGDITPEEFCKQMAQLKPTELSL, translated from the coding sequence ATGAAAGCGCTATTAAAAAAATCAGCAAGTCTAATTCTGATGCTGGGCATTGTAAGTAGTCTGGCGGCATGTTCATCCGGTTCGTCCGGCAGTTCACAGGGGGAAAGTAATGGCAAGATCAAACTGACGCTGTGGGATCAATCGGTCGGCAATACCGATCCTTCGGCCAAGCTGCTACCCGAGATTGTGGAGAAATGGAACAGCGAGCATCCAGACATTCAGGTTGAACGTACGGGCACAACAGGAGAACAGTACAAAACCAAAGTCAAAACATCGATTGCAGCTGGTGAAGCGCCAGACCTGTTCTATGGCATGGGCGGCGGCAGCTTCATGCAGCCTTACATCAAATCCGGTAATGTGCTGGAAATCTCAAGTTACCTGACGGACGATATCAAAGAACGGATGGGCCCGGGTATGGCTGAGGCGATCAATATGGACGGCAAAATCTACACGTTGCCCGTGTACACCCATATCGCCAACCTTTACGTGAATACGGAATTGTTCGAGCAGGCGGGTGCCAAGATTCCGACCACATATAACGAACTGCTGGATGCAGTCACCAAGCTGAAAGCGGCAGGAATCACCCCGGCTGTGATTGGGGAAAAGGATCGCTGGCCGGGCATGTACTGGTACGACATTATTGCGATGCGTCAGGCAGGCAATGCTGCGGTGATGGAAGCCTTCAAAGATCCGTCGAAGTGGGATTCGCCCGAATTTGTTGCCGCCGCGACCAAAATGCAGCAGCTTGCACAAGCAGGAGCATTCAACAGCAGCATGTTCAGCATGAGTTATGACGAGATGCTCGGGGCATTTAATGCAGGCAACGGCGCGATGATGTTCCAGGCCAACTGGGTGAATGCAGGAATTGAGGACCCGTCTTCGGCAGTCAAAGGCAAAGTGAAAGTGATTCCGTTCCCGGTCTTTGAGGATGGTAAAGGCACCAATACCGAAATCTTCGGCGGAGCCGTCGATGGTTTCTACATTAACCAGAATACCAAGCATCCGAAAGAAGCGGTGGAATTCCTCAAGTATCTGAGCGAACAGCTGGGTACGCAAGGTTTCCTGGCCGGAGCCGGTCTGCCAAGTTGGAAAACAGATGCACTCGACACGTCCAGTCTGTCCTCCTTGGATCTGTCTGCGGCAGACATTATGATAACGGCGACCTCATTCATCGCGTGGTGGGATAACATTCTGCCAGCGGAGTCTGCCGAAGCGCACAAAAACCTGATTGCCCAGCTGCTTGCCGGCGATATAACACCTGAGGAGTTCTGCAAACAGATGGCACAACTCAAACCAACAGAGCTAAGTCTATAA